A single window of Kitasatospora sp. HUAS MG31 DNA harbors:
- a CDS encoding DUF3027 domain-containing protein: MRSRTPDRLCAEAVELARQAAVDTVGAASVGLHLGVHADADRVVTHTFECQDAAYRGWRWAVTVARAPRAKNVTLDEVALLPGPDAVLAPQWVPWSERLRPGDLGPGDLLPTGADDLRLEPGWSGEDEPAPNSVLAETADEDVVVSDPDLQAAPVRAQIGAVADELGLGRARVLSRLGLHQAAERWESAYGPQTPMAQSAPASCATCGFLVPIGGSLGQAFGVCGNEFGPADGQVVSLAFGCGAHSEAAVLPAPPTPSELILDETVVEPLHIHADRTSGSVEPDGPTEELGHS; the protein is encoded by the coding sequence ATGCGAAGCCGTACCCCTGACCGGCTCTGTGCCGAGGCCGTCGAACTCGCCCGCCAGGCAGCCGTGGACACCGTCGGGGCCGCGAGCGTCGGCCTCCACCTCGGGGTGCACGCCGACGCCGACCGCGTGGTCACTCACACCTTCGAATGCCAGGACGCCGCCTACCGCGGCTGGCGCTGGGCCGTCACCGTCGCCCGCGCCCCGCGCGCCAAGAACGTGACCCTCGACGAGGTCGCGCTGCTGCCCGGCCCCGACGCGGTGCTCGCCCCCCAGTGGGTGCCGTGGAGCGAGCGGCTGCGCCCCGGCGACCTCGGCCCCGGCGACCTGCTGCCCACCGGCGCGGACGACCTGCGGCTGGAGCCCGGCTGGAGCGGCGAGGACGAGCCGGCCCCCAACTCCGTGCTGGCGGAGACCGCCGACGAGGACGTGGTGGTCAGCGACCCGGACCTCCAGGCCGCCCCGGTCCGCGCCCAGATCGGCGCCGTCGCGGACGAGTTGGGCCTCGGCCGGGCCCGCGTGCTGTCCCGCCTCGGGCTGCACCAGGCCGCCGAGCGCTGGGAGTCCGCGTACGGGCCGCAGACGCCGATGGCGCAGTCCGCGCCGGCCTCCTGCGCCACCTGCGGGTTCCTGGTGCCGATCGGGGGCTCGCTGGGACAGGCGTTCGGTGTGTGCGGCAACGAGTTCGGTCCCGCGGACGGCCAGGTGGTGTCGCTGGCGTTCGGATGCGGGGCGCACTCGGAGGCCGCCGTGCTGCCGGCTCCGCCGACCCCGTCCGAGCTGATCCTCGACGAGACGGTCGTCGAGCCGCTCCACATCCACGCCGACCGCACCAGCGGTTCCGTCGAGCCCGACGGCCCCACCGAGGAGCTCGGCCACTCCTGA
- a CDS encoding MFS transporter translates to MRGASVAGLRTGRVVHGTGRRIRRATAAEGAGESGLAKLIELHAINSFGDMLITIALASTIFFSVPTGEARGRVALYLLITMAPFALLAPVIGPLLDRLPHGRRSAMAMSMLARAVLAWTMAGVVATGGLALYPEALGVLVASKAYGVVRSVVVPRLLPPQLSLVKANSRVTLAGLLATLVAAGVGGLLHLIGPGWPLRGAFLVFVIGTLMAFHLPHKVDSAKGEVRADLHAEPHGPTSAKGVLRTVGPSVVLALRGVATLRWLVGFLVMFLAFLIRKDPVGGLPETAALGLVAAAAGVGNALGSVFGSLLRTRGSEATVTAMLLLATAATTATALWYGLPTVIAVAAAAGMAASLGKLALDALIQRDVPEAVRTSAFARSETLLQLCWVVGGVVGISLPLNAALGMWLAAVVLGVMLLLTFRSLLRVGLRGHAARPRVA, encoded by the coding sequence GTGCGCGGCGCCTCGGTCGCGGGGCTGCGGACCGGCCGCGTGGTGCACGGAACGGGCCGGCGGATCCGGAGGGCGACCGCGGCGGAGGGCGCGGGCGAGTCGGGGCTGGCGAAGCTGATCGAGCTGCACGCCATCAACTCCTTCGGCGACATGCTGATCACCATCGCGCTGGCGTCCACCATCTTCTTCTCCGTACCGACCGGCGAGGCCCGCGGCCGGGTCGCGCTCTACCTGCTGATCACCATGGCGCCGTTCGCGCTGCTGGCGCCGGTGATCGGTCCGCTGCTGGACCGGCTGCCGCACGGCCGCCGTTCGGCGATGGCGATGTCGATGCTGGCCCGGGCGGTGCTGGCGTGGACGATGGCGGGGGTGGTCGCGACCGGCGGGCTGGCGCTGTATCCGGAGGCCCTCGGGGTGCTGGTCGCCTCGAAGGCCTACGGAGTGGTGCGCAGCGTGGTGGTGCCGCGGCTGCTGCCCCCTCAGCTCTCGCTGGTGAAGGCGAACTCGCGGGTGACCCTGGCCGGGCTCCTGGCCACGCTGGTGGCGGCGGGGGTGGGCGGGCTGCTGCACCTGATCGGGCCGGGCTGGCCGCTGCGCGGAGCGTTCCTGGTGTTCGTGATCGGCACGCTGATGGCGTTTCACCTGCCGCACAAGGTGGACTCCGCGAAGGGCGAGGTCCGGGCGGATCTGCACGCGGAGCCGCACGGGCCGACCTCGGCCAAGGGCGTGCTGCGGACGGTGGGACCGTCGGTGGTGCTGGCGTTGCGCGGGGTGGCGACGCTGCGCTGGCTGGTGGGTTTCCTGGTGATGTTCCTGGCGTTCCTGATCCGCAAGGATCCGGTGGGCGGGCTGCCGGAGACGGCGGCGCTGGGCCTGGTGGCCGCGGCGGCCGGGGTGGGCAACGCGCTGGGCTCGGTGTTCGGCTCGCTGCTGCGCACCCGCGGCTCGGAGGCCACGGTGACCGCGATGCTGCTGCTGGCGACGGCGGCGACCACGGCCACGGCGCTCTGGTACGGGCTGCCGACGGTGATCGCGGTGGCGGCGGCGGCCGGGATGGCGGCTTCGCTGGGCAAGCTGGCGCTGGACGCGCTGATCCAGCGGGACGTGCCGGAGGCGGTGCGGACCTCGGCGTTCGCCCGGTCGGAGACGCTGTTGCAGCTGTGCTGGGTGGTCGGCGGCGTGGTGGGCATCTCGCTGCCGCTGAACGCGGCGCTC
- a CDS encoding MarR family winged helix-turn-helix transcriptional regulator, with translation MSHQPPTGPTPGFLVWRLSMKWRVAVDRALAPLGLTHAQYSVLASLYGMRRAGEKPSQRRLADHTGLEPLYVSKLARALEAAGLITRTADPADSRAVQLALTPRGRDVTADAVTVVQGLLDRLLAPLGGLDGERTGAFAAELTALLDVPLDVQPDAPLDAPADHRSKE, from the coding sequence ATGAGCCATCAGCCTCCCACCGGCCCCACGCCGGGCTTCCTGGTCTGGCGCCTGTCGATGAAGTGGCGGGTGGCCGTCGACCGGGCGCTCGCCCCGCTCGGCCTGACGCACGCGCAGTACTCGGTGCTGGCCTCGCTGTACGGCATGCGCCGCGCCGGCGAGAAGCCCAGCCAGCGCCGGCTCGCCGACCACACCGGCCTGGAGCCGCTGTACGTCTCCAAGCTGGCCCGGGCCCTGGAGGCCGCCGGCCTCATCACCCGCACCGCCGACCCGGCCGACAGCCGGGCCGTCCAGCTGGCGCTGACCCCCCGCGGACGGGACGTCACCGCCGACGCCGTCACCGTGGTCCAGGGACTCCTCGACCGCCTGCTGGCGCCGCTCGGCGGCCTGGACGGCGAACGGACCGGGGCGTTCGCCGCCGAGCTGACGGCCCTGCTCGACGTCCCACTCGACGTCCAGCCCGACGCACCGCTCGATGCACCCGCTGATCACCGGAGCAAGGAGTAG
- a CDS encoding MarR family winged helix-turn-helix transcriptional regulator, with the protein MSESTTAAPTTTPAAPAVNGQVVGLAHYASRAVLERRLTPSGTTFNQSLALNALARAGGSADRAQLLGRLAGSLKLPLAELEAVLDELLAAGRLAELPGEPGRLGLTSEGRALQQEISGFGAEIAARLYAGIPAEDLAAAARVLALVTERADAELSAS; encoded by the coding sequence ATGTCCGAGAGCACCACCGCCGCCCCCACCACGACCCCCGCCGCGCCCGCCGTCAACGGCCAGGTGGTCGGCCTCGCCCACTACGCCTCCCGGGCCGTCCTGGAGCGCCGGCTGACCCCCAGCGGCACCACCTTCAACCAGTCGCTGGCGCTCAACGCCCTCGCCCGCGCCGGCGGCTCCGCCGACCGCGCCCAGCTGCTCGGGCGGCTCGCCGGCAGCCTGAAGCTCCCGCTCGCCGAGCTGGAGGCGGTCCTGGACGAGCTGCTCGCCGCCGGCCGCCTCGCCGAGCTGCCCGGGGAGCCCGGCCGGCTCGGGCTGACCTCGGAGGGCCGGGCGCTGCAGCAGGAGATCAGCGGTTTCGGCGCCGAGATCGCCGCCCGGCTCTACGCGGGCATTCCGGCCGAGGACCTGGCCGCCGCGGCCCGCGTCCTCGCCCTGGTCACCGAGCGGGCCGACGCCGAGCTGTCCGCGAGCTGA
- a CDS encoding DUF2530 domain-containing protein has protein sequence MAKTHLRPAPPPLEANDVAIVGGGTVLWFLAFLVLVPFQGALSDAGHGSWPWICLSGAGLGLIGLWYCRARRAAIERDRAAAAVEGAGQDGNGDGDRAGHQA, from the coding sequence ATGGCCAAGACCCACCTCCGCCCCGCTCCCCCTCCGCTGGAGGCCAACGACGTCGCGATCGTCGGGGGCGGCACGGTGCTGTGGTTCCTCGCCTTCCTGGTGCTGGTGCCGTTCCAGGGCGCGCTCTCGGACGCCGGGCACGGCAGCTGGCCGTGGATCTGCCTGTCCGGGGCCGGGCTGGGCCTGATCGGCCTCTGGTACTGCCGGGCGCGCCGGGCCGCGATCGAGCGCGACCGCGCCGCCGCGGCGGTCGAGGGTGCCGGCCAGGACGGGAACGGCGACGGGGACCGGGCGGGCCACCAGGCCTGA
- a CDS encoding sacsin N-terminal ATP-binding-like domain-containing protein, producing MEPRIIGSGGDGQAADVFDTAGLRRRVLDAWTAAPARFREDANAEEELALGGYRDRLIVELAQNAADAAARAGLGPGRLRLTLRDGVLAAANTGAPLDATAVESLSTLRASAKRAEGPTVGRFGVGFSAVLAVTDEPAVLGAHGGVRWSLAEAHALAGARPELAEELRRREGHVPLLRLPLPAEGTAPDGYDTVVVLPLRDAAAEDLTRRLLSEIDDALLLTLPGLAEITVETPETVRTLARSEAVQRPDGVATVTVEDGAEQTVWQIVGASGSLDPALLADRTTEERTRPFWSVTWAVPVAADGRPQQLRTAAVVHAPTPSDEPLGVPALLIASFPLDSTRRHVAPGPLTDFLTERAADAYADLLRARGADLHSLSLVPAALGRGTLDNALRAAILDRLPGTPFLPHPRGVDEGTPALRPRDATLLEGADHSVVEALVPIFPGLLPAGLERRAELRALNVRRVPLAEVVDQLGGLEREPTWWRSLYGALAGADPESLGALPVPLADGRTVTGPRRVLLPSGDADWAGFEGYPEALAEALDLLDLRLAHPDAAHPLLAKLGADTATPAGVLDTPEVRAAVARSLELGEDDFDAAADLADAVLGLVKAAGTAPGDHPWLARLALTDDEGELARAGELILPDSPLAALAGEDDAPFVDEDLLERWGPEVLAAAGVLASFALVRAEDVVLDPDDLERLDPTAPADRAAGGSPTGLIDEAPDGLAEWCEDVLESLHADDAGDLGVPPVAAELLAVRDLDLVDYAAWPQALALLARPPYRDAVVNPVRTLLPNGTYVDLPPYTAWWLRDHPVLDGREPAGLRAAGADPLLRGLYDEARTTLDEPFLHALGVRTTLAALLAEPRGPEELLDRLADPDSEVTHRQLHGIYSALARLPLDRVEGLDEVRALAPLDAETGRRDDRTVVVDAAQAVVADAPDLVELLHDHPVLPVDPALAADLAERLHVSLASEVAGGRVLSEGTLHRVPAVVRELLPGCPAAYEEHEELLVVGPDGGEAQVDWRWDTQAAAPELPYDPEETEAADEDDEFEVPPVPGLLHAATPEGLAAGLAWSVGQWHRRFEILAALAEPDRAYELLAARDYEA from the coding sequence GTGGAGCCTCGGATCATCGGCAGCGGCGGGGACGGCCAGGCGGCCGACGTCTTCGACACGGCGGGCCTGCGTCGGCGGGTGCTGGACGCGTGGACGGCCGCCCCGGCCCGGTTCCGGGAGGACGCCAACGCCGAGGAGGAGCTCGCCCTCGGCGGCTACCGCGACCGCCTGATCGTCGAGCTCGCCCAGAACGCCGCCGACGCGGCCGCCCGCGCCGGCCTCGGCCCCGGCCGCCTCCGGCTGACCCTCCGGGACGGCGTCCTCGCCGCCGCCAACACCGGCGCCCCGCTGGACGCCACCGCGGTCGAGTCGCTGTCCACCCTCCGCGCCTCCGCCAAGCGCGCCGAGGGCCCCACCGTCGGCCGCTTCGGCGTCGGCTTCTCGGCCGTCCTCGCGGTCACCGACGAGCCCGCCGTACTCGGCGCGCACGGCGGCGTCCGCTGGTCGCTGGCCGAGGCGCACGCGCTCGCCGGGGCACGCCCCGAGCTGGCCGAGGAGCTCCGCCGCCGCGAGGGGCACGTCCCGCTGCTGCGCCTGCCGCTGCCCGCCGAGGGCACCGCGCCCGACGGGTACGACACCGTGGTCGTGCTGCCGCTGCGCGACGCCGCCGCCGAGGACCTCACCCGCCGGCTGCTCTCCGAGATCGACGACGCCCTGCTGCTCACCCTCCCCGGCCTCGCCGAGATCACCGTGGAGACCCCGGAGACCGTCCGGACGCTGGCCCGCTCCGAGGCCGTCCAGCGGCCCGACGGGGTCGCCACCGTCACCGTGGAGGACGGCGCCGAGCAGACGGTCTGGCAGATCGTCGGCGCCTCCGGCTCGCTCGACCCGGCGCTGCTGGCGGACCGCACCACCGAGGAGCGCACCCGCCCGTTCTGGTCGGTGACCTGGGCCGTCCCGGTCGCCGCCGACGGCCGGCCGCAGCAGCTGCGGACCGCCGCCGTGGTGCACGCTCCCACGCCCAGCGACGAGCCGCTCGGCGTCCCCGCGCTGCTGATCGCCAGCTTCCCGCTGGACTCCACCCGGCGGCACGTCGCCCCGGGACCGCTCACCGACTTCCTCACCGAGCGCGCCGCCGACGCCTACGCCGACCTGCTCCGCGCCCGCGGCGCCGACCTGCACTCGCTCTCGCTGGTCCCGGCCGCCCTCGGCCGGGGCACCCTGGACAACGCGCTGCGCGCCGCGATCCTCGACCGCCTGCCCGGCACCCCCTTCCTGCCGCACCCCCGCGGCGTGGACGAGGGCACCCCCGCCCTGCGGCCGCGCGACGCCACGCTGCTGGAGGGCGCCGACCACTCGGTGGTGGAGGCGCTGGTCCCGATCTTCCCCGGGCTGCTCCCGGCCGGCCTGGAGCGCCGGGCCGAGCTGCGCGCGCTGAACGTCCGCCGGGTCCCGCTGGCCGAGGTGGTCGACCAGCTCGGCGGCCTGGAGCGGGAGCCCACCTGGTGGCGCAGCCTGTACGGGGCGCTGGCCGGGGCCGACCCGGAGTCGCTCGGCGCGCTGCCCGTCCCGCTGGCCGACGGCCGTACCGTCACCGGCCCGCGCCGGGTCCTGCTGCCCTCCGGCGACGCCGACTGGGCCGGCTTCGAGGGCTACCCCGAGGCGCTCGCCGAGGCCCTCGACCTGCTCGACCTGCGGCTCGCCCACCCCGACGCCGCCCACCCGCTGCTGGCCAAGCTCGGCGCCGACACCGCCACCCCCGCCGGGGTGCTGGACACCCCCGAGGTCCGGGCCGCGGTGGCCCGCTCGCTGGAGCTGGGCGAGGACGACTTCGACGCCGCCGCCGACCTCGCCGACGCCGTCCTCGGCCTGGTGAAGGCCGCCGGCACCGCCCCCGGCGACCACCCGTGGCTGGCCCGGCTCGCCCTGACCGACGACGAGGGCGAGCTGGCCCGCGCCGGCGAGCTGATCCTCCCGGACAGCCCGCTCGCCGCCCTGGCCGGCGAGGACGACGCTCCCTTCGTCGACGAGGACCTGCTGGAGCGCTGGGGTCCCGAGGTGCTGGCCGCCGCCGGGGTGCTCGCCTCCTTCGCCCTGGTCCGCGCCGAGGACGTGGTGCTCGACCCGGACGACCTGGAGCGTCTCGACCCCACCGCCCCCGCCGACCGTGCCGCCGGCGGCAGCCCGACCGGTCTGATCGACGAGGCCCCCGACGGCCTCGCCGAGTGGTGCGAGGACGTCCTGGAGTCGCTGCACGCCGACGACGCGGGCGACCTGGGCGTACCGCCGGTCGCCGCCGAGCTGCTCGCCGTCCGCGACCTGGACCTGGTCGACTACGCCGCCTGGCCCCAGGCCCTCGCCCTGCTGGCCCGCCCGCCGTACCGGGACGCCGTGGTCAACCCGGTCCGCACCCTGCTGCCGAACGGCACCTACGTCGACCTGCCGCCGTACACCGCCTGGTGGCTGCGGGACCACCCGGTGCTGGACGGCCGGGAGCCGGCCGGCCTCCGGGCCGCCGGGGCCGACCCGCTGCTCCGCGGCCTCTACGACGAGGCCAGGACCACGCTGGACGAGCCGTTCCTGCACGCCCTGGGCGTCCGCACCACGCTGGCCGCGCTGCTCGCCGAGCCGCGCGGCCCGGAGGAGCTGCTGGACCGGCTGGCCGATCCGGACTCCGAGGTGACCCACCGCCAGCTGCACGGCATCTACTCGGCGCTGGCCCGGCTGCCGCTGGACCGGGTGGAGGGGCTGGACGAGGTCCGGGCGCTCGCCCCGCTGGACGCGGAGACCGGCCGCCGCGACGACCGGACGGTGGTGGTGGACGCCGCGCAGGCGGTGGTCGCCGACGCCCCCGACCTGGTGGAGCTGCTGCACGACCACCCGGTGCTGCCGGTCGACCCGGCGCTGGCGGCCGACCTGGCCGAGCGGCTGCACGTCTCGCTGGCCAGCGAGGTGGCCGGCGGCCGGGTGCTCTCCGAGGGCACCCTGCACCGGGTGCCCGCCGTGGTCCGCGAGCTGCTGCCGGGCTGCCCGGCCGCGTACGAGGAGCACGAGGAACTGCTGGTCGTCGGCCCCGACGGCGGAGAGGCGCAGGTCGACTGGCGCTGGGACACCCAGGCCGCCGCGCCCGAGCTGCCCTATGACCCGGAGGAGACCGAGGCGGCGGACGAGGACGACGAGTTCGAGGTCCCGCCGGTGCCCGGCCTGCTGCACGCGGCCACCCCGGAGGGCCTGGCCGCCGGCCTGGCCTGGTCGGTCGGCCAGTGGCACCGCCGGTTCGAGATCCTCGCCGCGCTCGCCGAGCCGGACCGCGCCTACGAGCTCCTGGCCGCCCGCGACTACGAGGCCTGA
- a CDS encoding HAD-IC family P-type ATPase has translation MTHPADGTAPFGGPAHSGGPDPDGAEAVPGPGLTSAEVAERVARGEVNDVPVRSSRSAKEIVRANVFTRFNAIIGVMFGIILVVGPIQDGLFGLVIVANTAIGIVQELRAKRTLDSLALIGEAKPQVRRDGAARQVATAGIVLDDTVLLGIGDKVVVDGRVTEADGLEVDESLLTGEPDPVHKRPGDEVMSGSFVVAGSGAFTASRVGREAYAARLAEEASKFTLVRSELRSGINEILRFITYLLIPTALGLVISQLAVERHDWKEAVRRMVAGIVPMVPEGLVLLTSVAFAIGVIRLGRKQCLVQELPAIEGLARVDTVCLDKTGTLTEGGMDLVELRPLGGRASGTDGPSGAADGRHVADREVLEQALGAMGGADARPNPSMQAVIAAYGRPANGEWRVVDAVPFSSARKWSGVQLLEPQGAEASWLLGAPDVLLDRGDPALAEADELGARGLRVLLLGRTGTRLDSPDPTAGLQPLALVVLQQRLREDAARTLRYFQGQQVRAKVISGDAAVSVGAVAEHLGLPGAERPVDARTLPEEPEALAAAMDDSSVFGRVAPRQKRDMVGALQSHGHTVAMTGDGVNDVLALKDADIGVAMGTGSDATKAVAQIVLLDDRFATLPSVVGEGRRVIGNIERVATLFLVKTVYSVLLALLVVFTQVPYPFLPRHSTALSTLTIGVPAFFLALAPNNERARTGFVRRVLRLAVPAGIIAGAATFTSYMLARSNDSTDLKADTSVATLTLFLVAMWVLAIVARPYTWWRLLLIGTMGGAFALVLVVPWLQDFFQLSLPGWRDTWTGVLIALAAGVLLEVSWRVIAHRMGEDEPPAGRAESPAGPASGQDG, from the coding sequence ATGACGCATCCCGCGGACGGCACGGCTCCCTTCGGCGGCCCGGCGCACTCCGGCGGTCCGGATCCGGACGGCGCGGAAGCCGTCCCCGGGCCGGGCCTGACCTCCGCCGAGGTCGCCGAGCGGGTGGCCCGCGGCGAGGTGAACGACGTCCCGGTCCGTTCCAGCCGCTCGGCGAAGGAGATCGTCCGGGCCAACGTGTTCACCCGGTTCAACGCGATCATCGGCGTGATGTTCGGGATCATCCTGGTGGTCGGTCCGATCCAGGACGGTCTGTTCGGCCTGGTCATCGTGGCCAACACGGCGATCGGCATCGTCCAGGAGCTGCGGGCCAAGCGGACCCTGGACAGCCTGGCGCTGATCGGCGAGGCCAAGCCGCAGGTCCGCCGGGACGGCGCCGCCCGGCAGGTGGCCACCGCCGGGATCGTGCTGGACGACACCGTCCTGCTCGGCATCGGCGACAAGGTGGTGGTCGACGGCCGGGTCACCGAGGCTGACGGCCTGGAGGTCGACGAGTCCCTGCTCACCGGCGAGCCCGACCCGGTGCACAAGCGCCCCGGCGACGAGGTGATGTCCGGCAGCTTCGTGGTGGCGGGGTCGGGCGCGTTCACCGCCTCCCGGGTCGGCCGCGAGGCGTACGCGGCCCGGCTGGCCGAGGAGGCCAGCAAGTTCACCCTGGTCCGGTCCGAGCTGCGCAGCGGCATCAACGAGATCCTGCGGTTCATCACCTACCTGCTGATCCCGACGGCGCTGGGCCTGGTGATCAGCCAGCTGGCGGTGGAGCGGCACGACTGGAAGGAGGCCGTGCGCCGGATGGTGGCCGGGATCGTCCCGATGGTGCCGGAGGGGCTGGTGCTGCTCACCTCGGTGGCCTTCGCGATCGGTGTGATCCGGCTGGGCCGCAAGCAGTGCCTGGTGCAGGAGCTGCCGGCGATCGAGGGGCTGGCCCGGGTGGACACGGTCTGCCTGGACAAGACCGGGACGCTCACCGAGGGCGGGATGGACCTGGTCGAGCTGCGGCCCCTCGGCGGGCGGGCGAGCGGCACGGACGGCCCGTCCGGGGCGGCGGACGGCCGGCACGTCGCCGACCGGGAGGTGCTGGAGCAGGCGCTCGGTGCGATGGGCGGCGCGGACGCCCGCCCCAACCCGAGCATGCAGGCGGTGATCGCCGCGTACGGGCGGCCCGCGAACGGCGAGTGGCGGGTGGTGGACGCCGTCCCGTTCTCCTCCGCCCGGAAGTGGAGCGGGGTGCAGCTGCTGGAGCCGCAGGGCGCCGAGGCCAGCTGGCTGCTGGGCGCGCCGGACGTGCTGCTCGACCGCGGCGACCCGGCCCTGGCGGAGGCCGACGAGCTGGGCGCCCGGGGCCTGCGGGTACTGCTGCTGGGCCGCACCGGGACGCGGCTGGACTCCCCCGACCCGACGGCCGGCCTCCAGCCGCTGGCCCTGGTCGTCCTGCAGCAGCGGCTGCGCGAGGACGCGGCCCGGACCCTGCGCTACTTCCAGGGCCAGCAGGTGCGGGCCAAGGTGATCTCCGGCGACGCGGCGGTGTCGGTGGGCGCGGTGGCCGAGCACCTGGGCCTGCCGGGGGCGGAGCGTCCGGTGGACGCCCGCACCCTGCCCGAGGAGCCCGAGGCGCTGGCCGCGGCGATGGACGATTCCTCGGTGTTCGGGCGGGTGGCCCCCCGGCAGAAGCGGGACATGGTGGGCGCGCTGCAGTCGCACGGGCACACCGTGGCGATGACCGGCGACGGCGTCAACGACGTGCTGGCCCTGAAGGACGCCGACATCGGCGTGGCCATGGGCACCGGCTCGGACGCCACCAAGGCGGTCGCCCAGATCGTGCTGCTGGACGACCGGTTCGCCACCCTGCCCTCGGTGGTGGGCGAGGGCCGCCGGGTGATCGGCAACATCGAGCGGGTGGCCACCCTGTTCCTGGTGAAGACGGTCTACTCGGTGCTGCTGGCCCTGCTGGTGGTGTTCACCCAGGTGCCGTACCCGTTCCTGCCGCGGCACTCCACCGCGCTGTCCACGCTGACCATCGGCGTCCCGGCGTTCTTCCTGGCGCTGGCGCCCAACAACGAGCGGGCCAGGACGGGGTTCGTCCGCCGGGTGCTGCGGCTGGCGGTGCCGGCCGGGATCATCGCGGGGGCGGCGACCTTCACCTCGTACATGCTGGCGCGGTCGAACGACTCCACCGACCTGAAGGCGGACACCAGTGTGGCCACGCTGACGCTGTTCCTGGTGGCGATGTGGGTGCTGGCGATCGTGGCGCGGCCGTACACCTGGTGGCGGCTGCTGCTGATCGGGACGATGGGCGGGGCGTTCGCGCTGGTGCTGGTGGTGCCGTGGCTGCAGGACTTCTTCCAGCTGTCGCTGCCCGGCTGGCGGGACACCTGGACGGGGGTGCTGATCGCGCTGGCCGCCGGGGTGCTGCTGGAGGTCTCCTGGCGGGTGATCGCGCACCGGATGGGCGAGGACGAACCGCCCGCGGGCCGGGCCGAGTCCCCTGCAGGGCCTGCGTCCGGGCAGGACGGGTAG
- a CDS encoding NCS2 family permease, translating to MPPLAAPTAESNATPTPTAPEPPAGAVDRFFRISERGSTLSREIRGGVATFFTMAYILVLNPIILASATDLTGAHLDSAQLVTATALTAGLTTLLMGVIGNVPIGLAAGLGVNTIVALQLAPRMTWADAMGMVVLAGIAIMLLVATGLRERVMNAVPLGLRKAIAIGIGLFIALVGLVDAGFVSRIPDAAHTTVPLQLGAGGHLTGWPVLVFVIGLLLTLVLVIRKVPGAILLGIAASTAVAVVVQQVAHLPGLSWGLTVPAWPGNPVAAPDFGLVGQVSLFGGFEKVGVLTGALFVFTVLMSCFFDAMGTILGVADEARLLDEKGDLPGINRILMVDGIATAAGGATSCSANTCYVESTAGVGEGARTGFASLVTGALFLLALFLTPLATMVPAQAATPALVTVGFLILANSVKEIDWADHTIAVPAFLTIVLMPFTYSITNGIGFGFVAFCVLRLAAGRGREVPVAMYAVSAVFAFYYLMPALGLL from the coding sequence ATGCCTCCGCTGGCCGCCCCGACCGCCGAGTCGAACGCCACACCCACCCCGACGGCCCCCGAGCCCCCCGCCGGCGCCGTCGACCGCTTCTTCCGGATCTCCGAGCGCGGCTCCACGCTGTCCCGCGAGATCCGCGGTGGCGTCGCCACCTTCTTCACCATGGCGTACATCTTGGTGCTGAACCCGATCATCCTGGCGAGCGCCACCGACCTGACCGGCGCCCACCTCGACAGCGCCCAGCTGGTCACCGCCACCGCGCTCACCGCCGGTCTCACCACCCTGCTGATGGGCGTGATCGGCAACGTCCCGATCGGCCTCGCCGCCGGACTCGGCGTCAACACCATCGTGGCGCTCCAGCTCGCTCCCAGGATGACCTGGGCCGACGCCATGGGCATGGTGGTGCTGGCCGGCATCGCGATCATGCTCCTGGTGGCCACCGGCCTCCGCGAGCGGGTCATGAACGCCGTCCCGCTCGGCCTGCGCAAGGCCATCGCGATCGGCATCGGCCTCTTCATCGCCCTGGTCGGCCTGGTCGACGCTGGCTTCGTCAGCCGCATCCCGGACGCCGCCCACACCACCGTCCCGCTGCAGCTCGGCGCCGGCGGCCACCTGACCGGCTGGCCGGTCCTGGTCTTCGTGATCGGCCTGCTGCTCACCCTGGTCCTGGTGATCCGCAAGGTGCCGGGCGCCATCCTGCTCGGCATCGCCGCCAGCACCGCGGTCGCGGTGGTCGTCCAGCAGGTCGCCCACCTCCCCGGGCTCTCCTGGGGCCTCACCGTGCCGGCCTGGCCCGGCAACCCGGTCGCCGCACCCGACTTCGGCCTGGTCGGCCAGGTCAGCCTGTTCGGCGGCTTCGAGAAGGTCGGGGTGCTCACCGGCGCGCTCTTCGTCTTCACCGTGCTCATGAGCTGTTTCTTCGACGCGATGGGCACCATCCTCGGCGTGGCCGACGAGGCCCGGCTGCTGGACGAGAAGGGCGACCTGCCGGGGATCAACCGGATCCTCATGGTCGACGGCATCGCCACCGCGGCCGGCGGCGCCACCTCCTGCTCCGCCAACACCTGCTACGTCGAGTCCACCGCCGGCGTCGGCGAGGGCGCCCGGACCGGCTTCGCCTCGCTGGTCACCGGCGCGCTGTTCCTCCTCGCCCTCTTCCTCACCCCGCTGGCCACCATGGTCCCGGCCCAGGCCGCCACCCCGGCCCTGGTCACCGTCGGCTTCCTCATCCTGGCCAACTCGGTCAAGGAGATCGACTGGGCCGACCACACGATCGCCGTCCCGGCGTTCCTCACCATCGTGCTGATGCCGTTCACCTACTCGATCACCAACGGCATCGGGTTCGGCTTCGTCGCCTTCTGCGTCCTCCGCCTCGCCGCGGGCCGCGGCCGCGAGGTCCCGGTCGCGATGTACGCGGTCTCCGCCGTCTTCGCCTTCTACTACCTGATGCCGGCCCTCGGCCTGCTCTGA